The proteins below are encoded in one region of Odocoileus virginianus isolate 20LAN1187 ecotype Illinois chromosome 18, Ovbor_1.2, whole genome shotgun sequence:
- the PABIR1 gene encoding PPP2R1A-PPP2R2A-interacting phosphatase regulator 1, which produces MRRGTSPLTDSRWRWRRPRPWTAGNGNPRSLTEHRPRLRARDMAQEKMELDLELPPGTGGSPAEGSSSGGGGGLRRSNSAPLIHGLSDTSPVFQAEAPSARRNSTTFPNRHGLLLPASPVRMHSSRLHQIKQEEGMDLINRETVHEREVQNAMQISHSWEESFSLSDNDVEKSASPKRIDFIPVSPAPSPTRGIGKQCFSPSLQSFVSSNGLPPSPIPSPTTRFTTRRSQSPINCIRPSVLGPLKRKCEMETEYQPKRFFQGITNMLSSDVAQLSDPGVCVSSDTLDGNSSSAGSSCNSPAKVSTTTDSPVSPAQAASPFIPVDELSSK; this is translated from the coding sequence ATGCGCAGAGGGACGAGCCCGCTGACAGATTCTCGGTGGCGGTGGCGGCGGCCGCGGCCCTGGACTGCGGGGAATGGGAATCCTAGGTCTCTGACTGAGCACCGCCCCCGCCTCCGTGCCCGCGACATGGCCCAGGAGAAGATGGAGCTAGACCTGGAGCTCCCTCCGGGCACAGGTGGGAGCCCGGCGGAAGGCAGCAGCAGTGGCGGCGGCGGGGGCCTCAGGAGATCTAACAGCGCCCCCCTGATCCACGGCCTCAGTGACACTTCTCCGGTGTTCCAGGCCGAGGCGCCGAGCGCCAGGCGGAACAGCACAACGTTCCCGAACCGCCACGGCCTGCTTTTGCCGGCCTCCCCCGTCCGCATGCACAGCAGCCGCTTGCACCAGATCAaacaggaggagggcatggactTGATCAATCGAGAGACTGTCCACGAGCGCGAGGTGCAGAACGCAATGCAGATAAGCCACTCCTGGGAGGAAAGTTTCAGCCTGAGCGACAACGACGTGGAGAAATCTGCCTCCCCGAAACGCATCGATTTCATTCCGGTGTCGCCAGCACCGTCGCCTACCCGGGGAATTGGAAAGCAGTGTTTTTCACCATCCTTGCAAAGTTTTGTGAGTAGCAATGGATTGCCTCCAAGTCCTATTCCCAGCCCAACGACCCGATTTACTACCCGGAGAAGCCAGAGTCCCATTAATTGCATTAGACCAAGTGTTCTTGGAccattgaaaagaaaatgtgaaatggaAACTGAATATCAGCCAAAGAGATTTTTCCAAGGCATCACCAACATGCTTTCTTCTGACGTTGCGCAGCTGTCAGatccgggtgtgtgtgtgtcttccgATACCCTTGATGGAAACAGCAGCAGCGCCGGATCTTCTTGTAACTCACCAGCGAAAGTCAGCACTACCACTGACTCTCCTGTGTCGCCTGCCCAAGCGGCCTCTCCGTTTATTCCAGTAGATGAACTTTCATCTAAGTGA